From Verrucomicrobiia bacterium, one genomic window encodes:
- a CDS encoding alpha/beta hydrolase, protein MPIASGRLNTPTFASLCSGVVLLAAIGGSGGCAIPIGAEKVSPRQSFREETRTALGSPELSNETREVLGRFGLHRQYTRAPEETLLALHQRALLDDRRDLLSALAELNYAQAEQSARSPRPWVPRQARDYYLSAAIYAHLYLVSASREKPPSPFDPRFRMACEVYNRGLAEGLSPAGETNPVVVLEAGARTLPVGPISLDVQPSPDLPVRADEIEQLLAADRFRVRGLTVRNREPGLGAPLIAITPNTDVPDLERRIPLTLFLRVHGDTKEWSEGRLQGVLELHSGFDGPTVDVDGRTVPLQTDTTAPLAHLLTDRFVWRVGRMQFFSSQQRVPNGIHPVLPYRPGRIPVVFVHGTFSSPVWWAEMWNTLAADPVLARRCQFWNYVYNTGNPLTLSAAAFRESLRAAVQDLDPEGRDPIVREMVVVGHSQGGLLAKLAVVDPGDALWRSVTSRALDAFELTEAQRAGVARNFFFEPVPYVRRVVFVATPHRGSYRASAFARRLAARFMRLPGELAELIQGLGDDREHVQFPPGVRNRVPTSLDSMAPDNPLLLALADLTPVPGVKAHSIIAVRGTGDPESGSDGVVSFQSARVDFAESELVIRSGHSVQGTPEAIEEVRRVLLEQVAQVFGPEGTRAAPPAAEK, encoded by the coding sequence ATGCCGATCGCTTCCGGTCGCCTCAATACCCCCACCTTTGCGTCCTTGTGCTCCGGTGTCGTGCTGTTGGCAGCGATCGGCGGGTCGGGCGGTTGCGCGATCCCCATTGGCGCGGAAAAGGTTTCTCCACGTCAGAGCTTCCGTGAGGAGACCCGGACGGCACTGGGCAGTCCCGAACTCAGCAATGAGACACGGGAAGTCCTGGGCCGGTTTGGCCTGCATCGTCAGTACACCCGGGCCCCGGAAGAAACGCTGCTCGCGCTGCATCAGCGGGCGCTGCTGGACGACCGCCGCGACCTGCTGAGTGCGCTCGCCGAACTGAACTACGCCCAGGCGGAGCAGTCCGCCCGCAGTCCCCGGCCCTGGGTGCCGCGACAGGCCCGGGATTACTACTTGTCCGCTGCGATTTACGCCCACCTGTATCTGGTGAGCGCCAGTCGGGAAAAGCCGCCCAGTCCGTTCGACCCGCGATTCCGGATGGCGTGCGAGGTGTACAACCGGGGCCTCGCGGAAGGTCTCTCCCCGGCGGGCGAAACCAATCCGGTGGTGGTCTTGGAGGCCGGTGCTCGGACGCTGCCGGTCGGCCCGATTTCGCTGGATGTTCAGCCATCCCCGGACCTGCCGGTCCGGGCGGACGAGATCGAGCAGTTGCTGGCAGCCGATCGGTTCCGCGTGCGGGGTCTGACCGTCCGCAACCGCGAGCCCGGCCTTGGCGCGCCGTTGATCGCCATCACGCCGAACACTGACGTGCCGGACCTGGAGCGCCGGATCCCGTTGACCCTGTTCCTCCGGGTGCACGGCGACACGAAAGAGTGGAGCGAGGGCAGGCTCCAGGGGGTGCTCGAACTGCACTCAGGCTTTGATGGGCCCACGGTGGACGTGGATGGCCGGACGGTGCCCCTGCAAACGGACACCACCGCGCCGCTGGCGCACCTGCTGACCGATCGTTTCGTCTGGCGGGTGGGGCGGATGCAGTTTTTTTCATCCCAACAGCGGGTGCCCAATGGCATCCATCCCGTCCTGCCGTATCGGCCGGGTCGGATTCCCGTGGTGTTCGTTCACGGCACCTTCAGCAGCCCCGTCTGGTGGGCGGAGATGTGGAACACACTGGCGGCGGATCCCGTGCTGGCGCGTCGGTGCCAGTTCTGGAACTACGTGTACAACACGGGGAATCCCCTGACCCTGTCCGCGGCCGCGTTTCGCGAGTCGCTGAGGGCCGCCGTGCAGGACTTGGATCCGGAAGGTCGGGATCCCATCGTCCGCGAAATGGTGGTGGTGGGGCACAGCCAGGGCGGCCTGCTGGCCAAGCTGGCCGTGGTGGACCCCGGCGATGCTTTATGGCGCTCGGTCACCAGCCGCGCGTTGGACGCGTTTGAGCTGACGGAGGCCCAGCGGGCCGGTGTGGCGCGGAATTTCTTCTTCGAGCCGGTTCCCTACGTCCGCCGGGTGGTGTTTGTGGCAACGCCCCATCGGGGAAGCTACCGCGCCAGTGCCTTTGCGCGCCGGTTGGCGGCCCGCTTCATGCGGCTTCCCGGAGAACTCGCCGAGTTGATCCAAGGCCTGGGGGACGACCGGGAGCATGTCCAATTCCCTCCGGGAGTGCGCAACCGGGTTCCCACAAGTCTGGACAGCATGGCCCCCGACAACCCGCTGCTGCTCGCCCTTGCCGACCTGACCCCGGTCCCCGGGGTGAAGGCCCACTCGATCATCGCCGTTCGCGGCACGGGTGATCCGGAGTCGGGATCGGACGGCGTCGTGAGCTTTCAAAGTGCCCGGGTGGATTTCGCGGAATCGGAACTCGTGATCCGCAGCGGCCACAGTGTCCAAGGGACGCCCGAGGCCATTGAGGAGGTGCGTCGCGTTCTCTTGGAACAGGTGGCCCAGGTGTTCGGTCCGGAAGGCACCCGGGCGGCGCCTCCGGCGGCAGAAAAGTGA